GTAGTTAATAAAATCTGCTATTTGCTCACATCTCCTTTCGATGTTTTTCTTTAGACTCATTATTCCGTTTTGGATCCCCGATGATTCGTCGGTAAAGATTTTAAACGAGTTACACAGGTTTCTTAAATTCTGCTCGTACTCCTTTTCGATGCTAATGATGTCCTGGAAGATCCTACTCAGGTGTTCGCAGCACTTTCGCCCTTCTTCCACGCGTCGTAGTGCCTTCTGCCAGTCGAGGATGCTGTCAATTGGGGGTAGTGAAAATAGGGGTGCATATAGAAGTGCTTGTCTGCGTATCCCATTTGGGGAGTCTCCATCTAAGCGGTGTTGCCTCAAATGAGTGGGACAGGGAAGGTCTACCCCTCTGCAGGGCGGGAGTACCCCTCAGCACACATTCACACTGCGCAGTCCGCTCGTCCTGCAAAACTTACAAGGTCTTTTCGAAATTCTTCAAGTTGGCCTCCCTCGGGGCATTCCTACTCTCTTCCTCCGGGCGAGCCTCCTGGTTCGCATTATCCTTCATCGTGGAGGTTGAGGACAGGAGGGATCGTCAAGAAGAGGTTAATCAACTCTGCTACGGGGTGTTCAGGAGGGTATATACTTTTGCgcacatttggggggagaTAGGCGGACACATACACCTGTGCACTAACACCTCGTGATGCTCACGAAAATGCGCCAGAGGGAAGATCAAACGGGGGTGACCATCACGTGGGGGTCTCTGCCGAAGCGATTTCTTCTTGTGCTCCCCCCATTAGACTACACGCACAATGTGGCACCAGTCCCCAATCTTAGCAGCAAACGGTGGGGCGGCACTTGTTAGGCGTAAAAACGTGCGCTCGGATGTCCAAGCAAAATGTAACGCCGCCCAAATGTAACGCCGCCCAAATGTAACGCCGCCCAAATGTAACGTCCCCCAAATGTAACGccctccgcttcttcttcccagcTGTTTTCCCAATAACGCTCAAGCGGAGTGTATCCCCCGAAGCGGCAGTGTTAATTCCGCGGGGATGTCCTTTCCTCGTGCAGGCAGTCTTATCAAACAGGTCCGCACAAATAAGGGGCCCTCGAGATGGTCTAACACAGCAACCGCTTGACATTCACGTGCGCATATCTGCAAGCAGGAAGGGGCAAAGCTCAGTTTCGTTACACGAttaacaggaaaaaaaaaaaaaagaaaaggagaggagAGGAGAGGAAGCTCGTTCGAATGAAACCTTCAATTGGGTacccagaaaaaaaaaagcacgtAAAAATATCCTGCCCTCTTTTTCAccctcaattttttcacgCTCGACTTTTTCACCATGGAgtgctttcccccctgcgcgtgGAAATGTAGGTAGCCCACTTGCTACTCAACATGTGGCGGAACGTTTCCCCGCGTCCTTTGGCTTAACCGTAGTGTGGAAATGGAGCAGTGGTATAACACGGGGCGCCTTTTCGTTGTGCCAGTTCGTTGTACCGCTGCGTAGCGCCGCTGCGTTGCGCCACGCGGTGGGAGACGAGTCGGCCAGGATGGGAAAGCCCTTTTCTAGAGGACGCGAACGtggcgaaaaagggggcgacAAAGTTGGGGGCACAAAAGAAATCAGGCCAGCGAGCGCACGTGGAACACTTTTCTTgtgcaggaaaaaaggggcgacaCAGTTGGGAAGCCTCCCTTTAGGGGAAGTGGCAATTCCCAGGCTCCGCGCGGGTAGCACATAGCAGTGTGTTCGCGGGCCTTCCTAAGTGGGAGTCCCTAGTGGGTATCCCTTTGTGGGGATTCCTAGGGCGCATTACTAAAGGCACTTCATCAGGGGAGCTCTCTAAACCATGCGCCTAACGGCACGGTTGCCCCGTTTTTCCGCTCTGCTTCACTGCACAAATTTTGCGAAGCGAAAAGGAGCATTGCTTTTTGTTCATTCCTAAGGCCGCCTCGCCCTCGCCCTCGCCTTCGCCATGTGAATAGTttagttttctttttcatttcgcccccattttggtttcctcccgttttttcttcccgttttttcttccccttatTGCTTCCCCTTATTTCTTCCCtcatttcttcccttcctaGAGGAACAGTTCGAAAGGTACACAAGTGAGAAGCATGTGATACCCCCCTAGAGAGGATATTTATTATCTCCCCCAGTTTTGCGTGTATACTTCTGCATCAcattgcttattttttttaattttttttttttttttttaagaacgCCATGTACATCCAAGATTGTCACCTAATGGTACAGCTCGCCGCACCTTGTGAATGAATTCCTTTTTGATACCTTCCAAGGAAGCAGTGTGAAAGAGGGATTGCCTCGCCCACTTCGAGGGACTTACCACCCGGAGCACGCGCTTGTGGAGGTACCCCTGCTGGAATACATATCGTATCCACGTATGCCGCTTAAGGGTGGGCTTTGTCAGGCACTCACCGCTTATTCGAGGCAACCCTCTAAAGTGGCCCACATACACAACGCGTATTGAAGCCACCAGAAAGAGAGTCCCCATTGTTGAGAAACGAACCGGGAGCAGCCCCCTTCACAAAGGCGACTCGCAGAAGTGCCAGCAGAAAATTGGCAAACTGCTTTACTTCTAAAGAgtcacctcccccccctgaggaacaaaatgaaacgcCCACTTGGCTCAGCGCGGGTACCCCTCCTGCTGCCGCTCGTGCTGCTCCTCCCGCTACTTCTATACAAGACGTGCAACGCGGTGTCCCTCCTAGAGTCCATAAAGCACGACTTACAGATCGTGAATAATCACAACTTCAACACAGTGGTTAACAAATTTAGAAGCGAAAAGGTATTCTCCGTTTTGTTCTTTCAAAAATCAAACAAGAATATAAAAGACGTAATAAAAAACTACAACGATGTTGCAGCCAAGTTTAAGGGAATCTTCACCTTGTGTATAGCTGACTGTGATGAGAATCCAACCCTCTGCGAAAGTGAGCTCTCTCTCTACGTCCcagattataaaaataccaATACGCACCACCTGTTGTTATACCCCATAAACCCAATGCCCAAATTTCTCTTCTCTGAAGAAATGAATGAagcgaatttaaaaaaatacacctaCCTGATTCCCTCCAAAATTGACATCAttaaagaagcaaaagatTTTTCTGTTTTCCTTTCTAAGCATGAGAACATGCCCAAGGTCCTCGTCTTCAGCAACAAGAAGAAACCCAACTACGTGTTGAACGCTCTAAGTAACAGCTTTAATAAAAAGCTAATGTTCTGCTACATTAACAACGAACTGAATGACCTTGTGCAGAAATACAACGTGAAGAGCTTCCCCACTAtactcattttgaagaagggcAAGTTGGTAGATACTTATAAGGGTAAGCCCAATTTTATTAGCATGTTTGATTGGCTGAATGTTCACTCGGAGACCTTTGTCCTCGGGGGAGGCTTCGACATCTCGCCAGATAAAACAGTTGATAAGCCCTGGAAATTCGAGCTCGTCCCAAAGTTCACCAAAATGTCACACGGAGACATCTGCTTTAAGAAAGCGGACAAAGGGCTGTGCCTCATTTATTTGAAGGAGGGGGATAAGCTGGAAAAAACCGAAATCGACATGCTCCTCTCGCTCAAGGAGAAGTTCAAGCCGCACATCGATGGGAGGTGAGTCCAGGGAAAGCGGCTGCGATGGGGCGGCCCATTGCGCTACCCGTCACGTTGTCACGTCTAACTTGTGCACCACTTCCAACCCGCCTCATCACTTCCACCCCCTGCACCACTTCTAACCCGCAGAGGAATAAACTTCCGGTACATGTGGATCGACATCGCCACGGAGACCAACTTCCGCGCCCTGTTCGAAGTGAAGAACTACCCCTCTGTCGTCGTCTTCAACCCGTACAAGCGAATTCGCTACGCTAAGCTGAACGAAGATTTGGTAGCCACGAAGGAAAATGTGGAAAAGCTTCTGGAAAA
The DNA window shown above is from Plasmodium vivax chromosome 9, whole genome shotgun sequence and carries:
- a CDS encoding hypothetical protein, conserved (encoded by transcript PVX_090900A), encoding MKRPLGSARVPLLLPLVLLLPLLLYKTCNAVSLLESIKHDLQIVNNHNFNTVVNKFRSEKVFSVLFFQKSNKNIKDVIKNYNDVAAKFKGIFTLCIADCDENPTLCESELSLYVPDYKNTNTHHLLLYPINPMPKFLFSEEMNEANLKKYTYLIPSKIDIIKEAKDFSVFLSKHENMPKVLVFSNKKKPNYVLNALSNSFNKKLMFCYINNELNDLVQKYNVKSFPTILILKKGKLVDTYKGKPNFISMFDWLNVHSETFVLGGGFDISPDKTVDKPWKFELVPKFTKMSHGDICFKKADKGLCLIYLKEGDKLEKTEIDMLLSLKEKFKPHIDGRGINFRYMWIDIATETNFRALFEVKNYPSVVVFNPYKRIRYAKLNEDLVATKENVEKLLEKISGGDAKFTMLKGQTLPEFVQDDSDPKANVKDEL